TCACAAAAGTTTGAAGTAAAACTTGAAGATGTTACAGTGAAAGATGAGGACATTGATGCAAATTATGATGGTAAAAGAGCTACATTCATTATAGATTTCATCCTAACATTAAGCTGCTAATCTACTAgctacccggctgagtttgttatgggctcttctctgacctgggcgcgttcggaaccctcgtagctttagttttaagttcgcgtaaaaattatcaccactatatcttacaaatccaacaactgacagtcaaaaagtgtaatttattacccactagctgatgcctgtgacctcgtcgcgtggatttacacTTTTcaaaatctctttgattttccgggataaaaagtagcctatgtgttaatccatgGTATAATTTATCTCTATTCcgaatttcatccaaatccgttcagccgtttttgcgtgattgagtaacaaacatccaaacactcacacacacattcactcacatttataatattattaggattagggttttgaataaattatttgattttgattttgtttttaatctaaaataaatttaatctaATTAATAATGAATATGTGACAGTTAACTCTGTTACTTTTCTGAATatgtagatattatatttacaataaaatattgtactttTCAGATTTTGACTCAACAGAGCTTCACGTCGAGGTAGATGTTAaagttaagaaaaataaatcacataaaaagTAAGCTCTAAAATTCATACAAATATAGtaaaatatgcaaaagtgtgtatgtttatctgtctgctagcatttgaCGGCCAatctatttaaccgattttgacctaATTTTGTACAGGgaagcttgcatctcggggaaggacatagggcaCTTTAGCCCCCAGAAAATtctcagagttcccacaggattgttaagaattctaaatataaatagaagATGTAATTATGGGCATCATCCACTTAGTAAAAATATGATAGCTTGTAACCTGGAGATAGACTACTTTtttcccagaaaatcagagttcccatggggcttttaagaacctaaatccacatgatCAAAGTCGGAAGCATCACTTAGTGTTTGAAtatatctttaaatatataaaaggaaaaggtaactgactgactgatctatcaacgcacagctgatgaaactactggacaggttgatctgaaatttggtatgcagatagctattatgacgtaggcatccgctaagagatttttgaaaattcaacccctaagggagtaaaatagggggttgaaattttcgaagtccgcgcggacgaagtcgcaagcataagctagttggatataaattcaattttatGGAGCACCCACATTTATTGTAGCATTTATTTTCAGTGTAACAATAAAAACAGCAAGAGGAAGGAAAAAGATAAAATGTGAATTGTGTACCAAATGTTTTGTTTCTCAGGAAAGATTCCAAGTTCACAAATTGGCACATGAAACTAAAGTAAGTTTGtatacaagtcccgcaaattgctaatgtgcgtggccaccattttagtgacgtcagcactagactgaagtttcgagctgatggtatatttttatttcggctgacgtcaaaatgacatttcgatgttaatgagacatggttccagcgcaatagcaatttgcgggacttatattttactatactctatccatggagagaagttaataaagggctctctctgttacgtaatcccatactaatgacaaagacaaaaaaacaGTAGGCGTTTAAATTTTGGGTGaccaatcaatcacaaacaAGCCTATGTTTTCCATACATAtgggtaagatttttttttatttagatacaagttcccttataagatcactttgttgtctgtctgtctgtcaagaaacctacagggtacttcccgttgacctagaatcatgaaatttggcaggtagataggtcttatagcagacattcggggaaaaatctaaaaaccgtgaatttgtggttacatcacacaaaaaaaatgtaattgtggtcatgaaccaataattagtattttcaattttcgaagtaagataaatatatcaagtggggtatcatatgaaaggttgctttacttgtgcattctaaaacagatttttatttatttttatgcatcatagtttttgaataaaaataaaaataaaaataaaaataaaaaatatgcaatTAAGTGGAAAACCGAAATGGATAACTAAAGGTATTCGAATAAGCTGTAAAACAAAAAGAGTATTAAGATatacaatatataaaaaaaaagactatGGCAATAAGACTAACTATTTGAAATATGCAAgaacattaaaatattgtattgccACAGCAAGAAAATTGACTAATACCCATTATATAGCAAACAGTAAAAATATGTGTTATGCCACgtggaaaattataaaaaatgaaacGAAAAATGACATTAGTAATACCTGCATAGAATCAgttatagtaaataataatgaaatcacTAACACTAAAGATATAGCAAATAGTTTTAATGACTATTGGATAAACTTGACTAGTGACAGTGATAAATGcttgattaaacaaaaaataaaatcaaatataaatcaaaataaaactgGAAGTAGTTTCTTTCTCAATCCAGTAACTGAAaacgaaatattaaaaataatacaattctTGCGGAATACTAAAGCAGTAGGCTATGATGAAATACTCACACGAATTATTAAAACATGCAAAGATGAATTAGTACCAGTTATAACATACTTAGTCAATATGTCGTTTGAAAATGGTGAATTTCCAGATGCCCTAAAGTTATCTGTGGTCAAGCCACTACATAAAAAAGACGACAAAAAAAACCTGACTAACTACCGCCCAATCACACTTGTatctattttttcaaaaatctttgagAAAGCAATGTATGGCCGTCTAactaaattttttacaaaaaatgatataataaataaGCAACAATATGGCTTTCAAAAAAATAAGTCGACCACACTAGCTGCATTCAAACTGGTAAACAAAATAGCAAAAAATATAGATTCTAAAAAACCAACATGCGTAATATTCTTTGATATGAGCAAGGCCTTTGATTTTGTATCACACAGCATTTTGTTGGACAAACTAGAACAAAATGGCATCAGAGGACCGGCTCTTAAATGGATGGAGTCTTATTTAAAAGATCGTAAGCAACGTGTAGAGATAAATTCTATCGACGAGAAGGCTACCATAATTCCCCAAAAatcaaactttaaaataaataaatacggaGTGCCGCAAGGAAGCGTCCTCGGACCGTTATTAttcttaatttatattaatgacCTACCTAGTGTAACTAAAAATGACTGTTATTTATTCGCTGACGACATATCTATAATCATGACATgtagcaataaaaataatattggtaATTATGAAAATGACATTAACAATGAAATTAATACTGTGGTAAATTGGTTGCAGGATAATAACCTTcaagttaatattaaaaaaacctccTTTATACAATTTAGCGTAGGTAACCGTTCTAATAACTACAACCTTAAGATAAACTATACAGATACCCAAATAGAAGAAGCTCAGCAGGTTAAATTTTTAGGAGTACTATTAGATAAAAATCTAAAGTGGAAAGAGCACGTCGACATAGTATGCaaaaaaattcataaatatGTTTATGTGTTATATAGATTACGCAAAACAGCATTGCCAAGTACGGTATTGGCAGCTTATCACGGCTATGTCGCATCAGTTCTTCGATATGGACTCATACTGTGGGGAAACTCTAGTGAGGCTTACAGAGCTTTCATAGCTCAAAAGAGATGCTTGAGAGCTATGACAGGAGCTTTTTACTTAGATTCATGTCaaccattatttaaaaaattacgtatTCTCCCACTTccgtgtatgtatatatatgaaATCTGTATCTTTGTGAAACAACATGATGATCTATTTACAAAAGCAAAAGATATTTATCCAAGGAATACAAGAAACGGTGATAGACTGGTGATTGAACATAGGTTTTACAGTGCATCTTACGGAAAATGTAGTTATGTcatgtgtataaaaatatttaataaactacCTCCAGGATTACGGGTATTACCCCTCCAACGATTTAAGAAGGATCTTTTTAAGTGGCTTatagataaatgtttttattcaatcaatgaAATGTTGGCACAGTAGGTTAAGttgactattataatatataatatatagaattaaacttgacttagattgtaaaaataattaaaatttaatgaatttaactatgctaataattattagaattttattaattgtgttataatagaaaaaattttgcatgccagaaatggccgattacattgattcttacttaccttaaaaactaactaccattgtgacatgtattctagcaaaataaaggatttatgatttatgatttatgatttatgaattatcgtgcaaaatgtcgaaaagatacgactgtagtacggaactctcgttgcgcgagcctgactcgcacttggccggttttatccTTTCAGAAGTCTCTAAAGTGTACGCCTTGTAAGAAAACCTTCATAACACGGAGCGGTCTGAGGCGACACCACGCGAGCTGCCACGAACGCGTCAGTCTGAACAGTCTGAAATGTCGAACGTGCGGCAAAATCGCGAAGAGTCGCGAAACTTTGCGCATGCACGAGAAATTACACGGAAACAggaatttatttatatgcaatgtGTGCGGCAAAGGGTGCACTACTAGTGGCGTTTTGAAGGTAATTATATAAGTGACTCGCAGTTTTGTCGGTCTACGCCCGACATGCTTCGGACCCATCCGTGCTGCATGCATGCACGAGAAATTACACGGAAACAggaatttatttatatgcaatgtGTGCGGCAAGGGGTGCACTACTAGTGGCGTTTTGAAGGTAATTATATAAGTGACTCGCAGTTTTGTCGGTCTACGCCCGACATGCTTCGGACCCATCCGTGCTGCATGCATGCACGAGAAATTACACGGAAACAggaatttatttatatgcaatgtGTGCGGCAAGGGGTGCACTACTAGTGGCGTGTTGAAGGTAATTACATAATTGGCTCGCAGTTTTGTCGGTGCATGCCCGACAAGCTTCGGACCCCTCCGTCCACTTTTGTCCCGCGTCGTGACTAGTTCATGACTAAGGGTCTCGAGCGGTTTGAAACTAGTTGGGCATACACCAACCAAAAGTTCGCTTGCGTTTAGATGTTAATTCTTGTATCTTCAATAATACAAGTGTCAAGTGTTACACCGTTACACGTGCGGTAAAATCGCGAAGAGTCGCAAACTTTGCGCATGCCGCACATTCTCGAAAAAGCTATGTCCAGCATAGCCAGTCCACAGTCCAaccagtctcctctcagaggaaAGGGTTTAGATTTTAGGCCAGtcagccacgctggcccaatgcaggttggcagacttcatacacctttgcgaacatgaagaactctcaggcatgcaggtttcctcacgatgttgttcttcagcgttaaagcaaatgatatttgttttagaaacgcacataactccgaaaagttagatgtgcgtgcctaggatcgaaccgccgacctcccGAAGAGAAGGCAGTcgccttaaccactaggccatcaccaTTTTTTACttagaaaaatttatttttaggcacatCTGGAAACGCACAAAGAAAATCGGGAACGTCACTACACGTGCGAACATTGTGGGAAAAAGTTCTACACAAACAAGATCCTAGTTTCGCACGTACAAAGGTGTCACACGGGCAAACGGTACATCTGCCAAGTATGCAGCTACCCGTTCACTGACAAATACAACTTGGCCAAACATTTGTTGAACCACGACGGCAAAGGCACAACTTTCAAGTGTGAAGTTTGCGACAAGTCGTACACCTCGAGAACTTCATATATAGAACATCAGAGAACACATTCTGGGGAACGTCCGTTTGTGTGTAGTTATTGTTCGAAGAGCTTCACGTCTAAGAAGAGGTTGACGGAGCATCATCGCACTCACACTGGCGAGAAACCTCATAAGTGTTCTGTGTGCGAGCATAGTTTTGCGCAGCGAGGAACTTTGAATCGACATATGAAAGTTCATTATAGAATTGTTCCTGTAAACTGAGAAACATTTGTTGAACCACGACGGCAAAGGCACAACTTTCAAGTGTGAAGTTTGCAACAAGTGATACACCTCGAGAACTTCATATATGGAACATCAGAGAACACATTCTGGGGAGCGTCCGTTGTTGTAGTTATTGTTCGAAGAGTTTCACGTCTAAGAGGTTGACGGAGCATCATCGCACTCACACTGGCGAGAAACCTTATAAGTGTTCTGTGTGCGAGCATAGTTTTGCGCAGCGAGGAACTTTGAATCGACATATGAAAGTTCATTATAGAATTGTTCCTGTAAACTGAGAAACATTTGTTGAACCACGACGGCAAAGGCACAACTTTCAAGTGTGAAGTTTGCAACAAGTGATACACCTCGAGAACTTCATATATGGAACATCAGAGAACACATTCTGGGGAGCGTCCGTTGTTGTAGTTATTGTTC
This genomic stretch from Maniola hyperantus chromosome 2, iAphHyp1.2, whole genome shotgun sequence harbors:
- the LOC117990392 gene encoding oocyte zinc finger protein XlCOF6-like is translated as MPDFSKLCRACLTAIDSNKYNLFEDVSPDVYWFCTNIEVVKDENLPRSICKTCYDLIKKFSEFKKTCLQSQNTLLNYYSVAPKNKKLDWLNNDPREKDTQKVVSQKFEVKLEDVTVKDEDIDANYDDFDSTELHVEVDVKVKKNKSHKNVTIKTARGRKKIKCELCTKCFVSQERFQVHKLAHETKKSLKCTPCKKTFITRSGLRRHHASCHERVSLNSLKCRTCGKIAKSRETLRMHEKLHGNRNLFICNVCGKGCTTSGVLKAHLETHKENRERHYTCEHCGKKFYTNKILVSHVQRCHTGKRYICQVCSYPFTDKYNLAKHLLNHDGKGTTFKCEVCDKSYTSRTSYIEHQRTHSGERPFVCSYCSKSFTSKKRLTEHHRTHTGEKPHKCSVCEHSFAQRGTLNRHMKVHYRIVPVN